Genomic window (Propionibacteriaceae bacterium ZF39):
TCGGAACAGGGGAGGGGTGTCAGGGCCGGATGATCTGCGCTTCGAAGTGCTGTCCATGACCGCACACTGCGCGCCCGGTCCCGTGATCGTTCAGTTGTCCACAACCCAATTTCTGCCGAGGTCCGCCCCTGTGGACAACCTCGTTCCGAGAGATCAGGAGCTGGTCGAGGCGGGGGCCGGCGTACTCGCCGGTGAACCCGAACCGGACGAACCCGACGAACCGGACGAACCCGACGAGCTGCCGGAGTCGGACGAAGAGGAGGACGACGTGCTCGACGAGGAAGCCGAGCCCTTGGAGGCGCCGCCGTTGTCGGAGTTGCCCGCGCGCGAATCGGTGCGATAGAAGCCGGATCCCTTGAACACCACGCCGACCGCGTTGTAGACCTTGCGGAGCTCGCCGCCGGTGCAGGCCGGGCACTCGGTCAGGGCGTCGTCGGTGAACTTCTGGACGACCTCGAGCTCGTTGTTGCAGTCCTTGCATCGGTATTGATAGGTGGGCATGAGTTCTCCGGGGATCGATCGGGCCGAGCGTTATCGCGATTGGCACTCAAGCATAGCGACTGCCAAAGCCCTATCCTTGTCCTCGTTCCGGCCATGGGAGGAGACGAGGTGACGCCGACCCAACGTTGGGCTCTCGTCGTCCTGCTCACGTTCGCTCTCGTTCTGGCCGGACTTGCCAGTCTGTCCGTGGTCACCGTGCGCGCGTCGTTCCCGCAGACGACCGGTGTGATCCAGGTGGATCCGCTGGAACGCCCGGTCGAGGTGTTGCGGGATGCACACGGCATCCCCCAGATCTACGCCGACTCGCCCGAGGACCTGTTCGCCGCCCAGGGCTTCGTGCATGCGCAGGATCGGTTCTGGGAAATGGATGTACGCCGCCACATCACCTCCGGACGGCTGTCGGAGCTGTTCGGGCCGGCGCAGGTGGAGACCGATGTCTATCTGCGCACTCTCGGCTGGCGCCGCGTGGCCGAGCAGGAGATCGAACTGCTGAGCGCGCGCAACCGGCGCTATCTGGAGTCCTACGCCGATGGTGTCAACGCCTATCTCCGGTCCCGATCGGCGAACGACCTGTCGCTGGAGTACGCCGTGCTGGGCCTGCAGGGCCTGTCCTATGTGCCCCGGTCGTGGACAGCGGCCGATTCGCTGGCCTGGTTGAAAGCCCTGGCCTGGGACACCGGCGCGAATTTCACCGACGAGATCGAACTCGCCGTCCTGACGGCCACGATCGGCGAACAGCGCGCTCGGTCGATCGCGCCGCCCTACGACCCGCAGGTGTTCACCCCCATCGTCAACAGCGGGGCGGTGAACGACGGCCAATTCGACCCGGGCGTACAGACCGGCGCAGCCCGTGTCGCACCCGCGGTCACCGACGAACAGGCGCAGGCGGCGCTGCGCTCCACGATGATCGGCACGCGCAGCGTCGCCGACTGGCTCGGGGTGGCCGATGGCTCGGGCGGATCCAACTCGTGGGTGGTGTCCGGCGAACGCACGGCGAGTGGCAAGCCGATCCTGGCGAACGATCCCCACCTCGGCACCTCGATCCCCGGCGTCTTCACCCAGGTCGGCCTGCACTGCCGGACGGTGACCGCTGATTGCCCGTTCGACGTGAGCGGATTCAGCCTCTCGGGGATGCCGGGCGTCATCATCGGCCACAACGCCCACATCGCCTGGGGCCTGACCACGCCCTATGCGGACACCCAGGATCTGGTGCTGGAGGAGATCCGGGGCAACCGCGTCCGCAGGGGGGAGAGCGAGTGGGCCGAGGTGACGGAGCGCACCGAGGAGATCCGCATCGCCGGTGAGGCACCGCGCATGGTCCGGATCCGCGAAACCTCCAACGGTCCGTTGCTCTCCGATGTCCATCAGTTCGCCCGCGAGCGTGTCGGTCACCCACCCGATCCGCAGGACGCCGAGGCGAGCGAGATCGCCGTGGCCCTCAAGTGGTCGGCGCTGCTGCCGTCGAGGTCGGTCGAGGCGATCTTCGAACTCAACCGTGCCAGCGACTTCAACGAGTTCCGCGAAGCGGCGAGGCTGCTGGGCGCACCGTCGCAGAACCTCGTCTATGCGGATACGGCCGGCAACATCGGCTATCAGCTTCCGGGCGATATCCCCGTGCGGCGCCAGGGGGACGGGACCATGCCGATCCCGGGCTGGGACCCGGCGTACGGCTGGGATCGCATGATTCCCTTCGAGGAGTTGCCGTGGGCCTACAACCCGCCCGAGGGGCACATCGTCGCCGCCAACCAGCAGATCATCGCCGACTATCCCCACGTGCTCGGCTCGAACTACTCGATGGGCTGGCGGAGCCAGCAGATCATCGACCGCCTCAACACCGAACCCGCGCCCCTCACGCCGGAAAGCACGCAAGCGATCTTTGCCGACACGCGGGTGCGGTATGCCGAACTGATCGTCCCCGCGCTCCTGGAGATCGAGCCGGAGGAGGAATGGGTACGCGAGGGCCAACAGGTCCTGGCCGACTGGGACCGGACGTCCCCACCCGACTCGGCGGGGGCCTTCTTCTTCCATCTCACGATGCGCCAGATCGTGCAGCTCACCTTCGACGACGAGATTCCCGAGGAGCTGCGGACGGCGACCGGTGACCGTTGGTACGCCGTGGTGGCGGATCTGTTGCGCGAACCCCACAACGAATGGTGGGACGACAAGCACACCACCGTCGTCGAGGATCGCGACACCATCCTGGCGCGCGCGTTGTCGCATGCCCGGCGCGACGCGACGCAGCTGCGCAGCCGCGACCCCCAGGGGTGGCGTTGGGGCCACACCCACCGCCTGCGGCTCCGTCACGAAACCCTGGGGAGCTCGGGGATCGGGATGGTGGAGTCGATGTTCAACAGGGGTGATGAGCCGATCGGCGGAGGGTCTGCCGTGGTGCTGGCCTGGTCGTTCGACGATCGCCAGTGGGGCTATGAGGTGACCGTGGGGCCCGTCATGAAGATGGTCGTCGACCTCGACGACCTCGACAATTCGCGCTGGGTCAATCTGTCCGGGCAGTCCGGGCACGCCTTCCATCCGAACTATGCGGATCAGCTGCCGCTGATGGCCGGCAACACGCTTCCGGCCTGGGCGTTCACGCGCCAGCGCGTCGAGGCCGCCACGGCCGCGCGGCTGGAGCTGTTGCCCGGACTGTGATCAACGGTCGCCGGTGGTGTTGAGCGACTGGCTCGGCGTGATGATCACATCGACGCGGCGATCCCACGGCTCGGTCGGCAGGTCGGGCATGAGCTCGTTGTCGTTGAGGAGCATGACCAGCACGGCATCGGGGCTGGCGTGCTCAAGAGCCCGGTCGAACCAGCCCCCGCCCATGCCCAGGCGCTTGCCGTCGGCCGTCCCGGCGAGCCCGGAACAGATGACGACTCCCGCCTGCTCCAGGGCCTCGGCCCCCAGCGATTCTCCGGCCGGCTCCGGGATGCCCCAGAGTCCGATGCGCAGGGAATCCGGACCCGCATAGGGGGCCCAGTCGGGCTCGCGCCTGGGCGTACCATCCGCGCGTTTGCCCAGCATCGGCAGCAACACCGTCACCTGCCGGGCATGGAGCCAGGAGATCAGCTCCAGGGTTCCGGGCTCGGGGGCGATCGACACATAACAGGCGACCACCGAGTCGGCGGGGAGATCGCCCAGGAACCCCGCAATCCGCTCGAAGCGGGCGTGATCGAAGGCGGCGGTGTCTTCGGGTGATCGGGCAGTACGCCGGGTCCGCACCGCATTGCGCAAGGTCTTCTTGGCCTCGCGCAGGGCGGCGTGGTCGGCCTCGCTCAGCCATGTCATTCGCCTATGGTAGGCGCCATGGGTTTGTTCGGCCGGAAGAAAAAAGTCGTGCCGGAGCCGGTCGTCGAAGAACCGACTCCGACGCTGCCTGCGTTGCCTGAGGTGGACGACAACGGGTGGCGATCGTGGGCGGACCATCGCGACTGGATCCTCGACCAGGTCGAACCGCTCCCACCGTTCGGCATGCAGGTGCTCGACGCCCTCGGCCTCTGCCTGTGTGAAGACATCAGCTCCGATGTGTCGCTGCCAGGGTTCGACAATGCGGCGATGGATGGGTACGCCGTGCAGGCGGCCGACACCTGGAACGCCTCCGAGAAGGCACCCGCGACGTTGGCCGTCGTGGGCGAGATTGCCGCCGGTGGCGTAGCCGACCAGCCGCTCGCACCCGGCACGGCGATGAAGATCATGACCGGTGCTCCGGTGCCGGAGGGTGCCGACACGGTCGTGCAATATGAGCTGACCGACCGCGGCACCGAGG
Coding sequences:
- a CDS encoding 5-formyltetrahydrofolate cyclo-ligase codes for the protein MTWLSEADHAALREAKKTLRNAVRTRRTARSPEDTAAFDHARFERIAGFLGDLPADSVVACYVSIAPEPGTLELISWLHARQVTVLLPMLGKRADGTPRREPDWAPYAGPDSLRIGLWGIPEPAGESLGAEALEQAGVVICSGLAGTADGKRLGMGGGWFDRALEHASPDAVLVMLLNDNELMPDLPTEPWDRRVDVIITPSQSLNTTGDR
- a CDS encoding FmdB family zinc ribbon protein is translated as MPTYQYRCKDCNNELEVVQKFTDDALTECPACTGGELRKVYNAVGVVFKGSGFYRTDSRAGNSDNGGASKGSASSSSTSSSSSSDSGSSSGSSGSSGSSGSGSPASTPAPASTSS
- a CDS encoding penicillin acylase family protein translates to MTPTQRWALVVLLTFALVLAGLASLSVVTVRASFPQTTGVIQVDPLERPVEVLRDAHGIPQIYADSPEDLFAAQGFVHAQDRFWEMDVRRHITSGRLSELFGPAQVETDVYLRTLGWRRVAEQEIELLSARNRRYLESYADGVNAYLRSRSANDLSLEYAVLGLQGLSYVPRSWTAADSLAWLKALAWDTGANFTDEIELAVLTATIGEQRARSIAPPYDPQVFTPIVNSGAVNDGQFDPGVQTGAARVAPAVTDEQAQAALRSTMIGTRSVADWLGVADGSGGSNSWVVSGERTASGKPILANDPHLGTSIPGVFTQVGLHCRTVTADCPFDVSGFSLSGMPGVIIGHNAHIAWGLTTPYADTQDLVLEEIRGNRVRRGESEWAEVTERTEEIRIAGEAPRMVRIRETSNGPLLSDVHQFARERVGHPPDPQDAEASEIAVALKWSALLPSRSVEAIFELNRASDFNEFREAARLLGAPSQNLVYADTAGNIGYQLPGDIPVRRQGDGTMPIPGWDPAYGWDRMIPFEELPWAYNPPEGHIVAANQQIIADYPHVLGSNYSMGWRSQQIIDRLNTEPAPLTPESTQAIFADTRVRYAELIVPALLEIEPEEEWVREGQQVLADWDRTSPPDSAGAFFFHLTMRQIVQLTFDDEIPEELRTATGDRWYAVVADLLREPHNEWWDDKHTTVVEDRDTILARALSHARRDATQLRSRDPQGWRWGHTHRLRLRHETLGSSGIGMVESMFNRGDEPIGGGSAVVLAWSFDDRQWGYEVTVGPVMKMVVDLDDLDNSRWVNLSGQSGHAFHPNYADQLPLMAGNTLPAWAFTRQRVEAATAARLELLPGL